From the Helicobacter mustelae genome, the window CCATTGGCAGCGATGGCATGCAAGGTAGAGGCAATCTTATCCCAAACTTCAGGGGGAGGCTGGTGATGGAAAACCTTTAGCAAATCCAAATGCCCCACCACCTGGAACAATCCGCTTTGAGCCATTTGCGCAATGGCATCCAAATACTCCTGCCAACACTGCAGCATGTCGCGCTTTTTGTACTCGCCCATAAATTCTGGATTATCAAAACCCCAATCACCCAAAAAATGCACCGAGCCAATCAGATAATCCAGCCTAGCAGAAAAAATCTCTTTTGGCACAAGCTCTTTTCGCGCTGGGAAAAAATCCACCTCCAAGCCCAGCAAAACCTCAATTTTACCTTGATATTTTTCTTTGAGCGCCAAGATCTCTGCGCAGTAATCTTGAAATTCACAAATCCCCATGCGATAATCCCTATCAAAATCCATAGGGTTGTGACAGGAAAAGCCAAACACATCAATCTTTTTAGCAATGGCTTTTTGTACATATTCTTCTGGGGTGCCGCTGGCATGTTTGCAGCGAGGGGTGTGATTGTGAAGATCAACTCGCATCATCTTTGTGCTAGCTCTTGCTTCAAAAACTCTTCGAGATTAAATTTTTTGCGATGATTTTGGGTGAAAAGGTGGATCATGATATCCCCTAAATCCACCACAATCCAATCTTCGCTCTCCTCATCCACAGAGTAAAAATGCTCCCCTCTTGGCTTGAGCTCGGTTTTAAGCAGGTCTAGCAAGGCATAGGTATGCCTCCCTGCCATGGATGTAGCAATAATGACATAATCTACGATATAGTCCTTTTCTCGCACATCAATGCATTCAATGTCTTCTGCCTTCTTGCTTCCAAGGATCTCTATGATAAAATCCAGTCTCTCTTGTCTCAAATTTGCTCCTTAAAATTTTCCAATACTTCTTGCAAGATCAAAGATGGAATCCACGCTCTCTCCAATCCCTTGCTCGCGCGAATCTGCGTGGAAGAAATGGGAACAGTGATATTTTTAAGGCAGATCTCCTGCCCCACTTTGGAGGGGAATTCAAACCCCTCGCGCCGCACCATAATAAATCGTACCTTTTTTTTGAGCTCATCAACTCTATGCCATTGATGCAATGTAGCAAAATTATCCTCACCCAAGATCACATCGATTTGGCTGGGCTTATAGCGATCTTCTAAATACTCTATAGTCTGTATGGTATAGGTAATCTTGTGAGTAATTTCATAATCACTCACCAATACCTTATCCCATTCTCCACAAATCTTCCTCATCCATTTGAGTCGAAGCTTCTCGCTGAAGATACAGGGGAATTTCAATGGATTGTGATAGGCCACCATCACGACGAGCAAATCCATGGGGATGGATTTGGACACCTCTTTGATAATCTCAATATGAGCAATATGCGGAGGATCAAAGCTCCCCCCATACAGGACTAAATGCATCAAAGATCTTTGGGGAAATGACCAGTTTGCGTGAGTTTGGAGAATTTCACTCCCTTGAGTCCAGCAATCTCCAAAGCAATCTGATGAATGTCTGCACTCTTGCCTCGGAAGATGATGGTCTCCAAGCAATTGTGATGATCTAAGTGGACATGCGTGGTACATAGAATCTCAGTATCTGCGCTATGCTGGATGTCAATCATGCGCTGATTGAGCTCCCTTTGGTGGTGATCATACACAATCACAAACACCGCCACCTTATCCTCGCTATTGTCATCTTTTTCCCAACTTTCCTGGACAATCTTCTCTCGAATCAAATCGCGTATCACCTCTGATCGAGAGGCATAACCTTGATTGGTGAGGCGAGCATCCAAATTGTCCAAGAGGTTTTTCTGCAGTGACACAGAAAAACGCATAAGGGAGTTTTTTTCCTTTTCCATAGTCCGCATTGAGAATCCTTTTTCTTTGAATTCTAGCAAAATTCAAGGAAAAAAACAGTCAAAATTACACAAAAATATGAAAAATGAAACCCATTTCTATGAAAATTTCACCACTGCTTTGCATATGCAAAATTCACGCGCCAGTCACCGCCCTGATGCAAACATGAGTCAGGAATAGACTACCTGCACACTAGGCGGGGTTGTTTGAGTCCAGCAATCTCCAATTATTGGCAAATTCACAGAGGCCAATACAAAAAGCATCAAATAGACCCAAAAAATACTCGCCGCCAATGCCAAAAACACACTAACAAAAAAAGCACTATCCAAAATGATTACCAGCTTTGGAGGGTCATGGAAATATTCCAAAGTCTTAGCACAAATTATGAGAAACTTTCCCAGAAATGTGCTAGAATTTAAGAAAAACGATGAAATAAAAACAATGAAAAAAATCAGGCACTTTTTTAGAAAATTCCATATTTATGCAAGCATATTTTTTCTT encodes:
- a CDS encoding histidinol-phosphatase, whose product is MMRVDLHNHTPRCKHASGTPEEYVQKAIAKKIDVFGFSCHNPMDFDRDYRMGICEFQDYCAEILALKEKYQGKIEVLLGLEVDFFPARKELVPKEIFSARLDYLIGSVHFLGDWGFDNPEFMGEYKKRDMLQCWQEYLDAIAQMAQSGLFQVVGHLDLLKVFHHQPPPEVWDKIASTLHAIAANGLALEINASGLRKPIAEQYPSLEILRLAHELGVEITFGSDAHQIEHIGYGYEICLDLAYQAGYKQGVFFVQKQKQIYEF
- the nadD gene encoding nicotinate (nicotinamide) nucleotide adenylyltransferase, yielding MHLVLYGGSFDPPHIAHIEIIKEVSKSIPMDLLVVMVAYHNPLKFPCIFSEKLRLKWMRKICGEWDKVLVSDYEITHKITYTIQTIEYLEDRYKPSQIDVILGEDNFATLHQWHRVDELKKKVRFIMVRREGFEFPSKVGQEICLKNITVPISSTQIRASKGLERAWIPSLILQEVLENFKEQI
- the rsfS gene encoding ribosome silencing factor, whose product is MRQERLDFIIEILGSKKAEDIECIDVREKDYIVDYVIIATSMAGRHTYALLDLLKTELKPRGEHFYSVDEESEDWIVVDLGDIMIHLFTQNHRKKFNLEEFLKQELAQR
- the nikR gene encoding nickel-responsive transcriptional regulator NikR — translated: MRTMEKEKNSLMRFSVSLQKNLLDNLDARLTNQGYASRSEVIRDLIREKIVQESWEKDDNSEDKVAVFVIVYDHHQRELNQRMIDIQHSADTEILCTTHVHLDHHNCLETIIFRGKSADIHQIALEIAGLKGVKFSKLTQTGHFPKDL